Proteins from a genomic interval of Niabella soli DSM 19437:
- a CDS encoding FixH family protein: MSWGYRIIIVMGIFLAGMTTMVYIAILQTNEMIDTNYYEKELAYQSIIDAKQRLHAIGSSVTIVETADSLRVLFPPALSGDINKGTISFLKLSDSKSDRNISLDHTKVAVHALPVKGMQKGWYKVRVQWVNKGLTYYQEESFLVH; the protein is encoded by the coding sequence ATGAGCTGGGGATACAGGATAATAATAGTAATGGGGATCTTTTTAGCAGGTATGACCACTATGGTCTATATAGCAATACTGCAAACCAATGAAATGATTGACACGAATTACTACGAAAAAGAACTGGCGTATCAAAGCATCATCGATGCAAAGCAACGCCTCCATGCTATCGGTAGCAGCGTTACTATTGTGGAAACGGCTGATAGCCTGCGGGTCCTTTTCCCTCCAGCCCTGTCCGGCGATATTAACAAGGGAACCATTTCGTTCTTAAAATTATCGGATAGCAAAAGCGACCGGAACATTAGCCTGGATCATACCAAAGTTGCTGTTCATGCCTTGCCGGTTAAAGGCATGCAAAAAGGGTGGTACAAAGTACGGGTACAATGGGTGAATAAAGGGCTAACGTATTATCAGGAAGAAAGTTTTTTGGTTCATTAG
- a CDS encoding nitrous oxide reductase family maturation protein NosD has protein sequence MNTNKYLRIICWYMLSMLVYTNIAATVLEVGAGKPYSGIKPALVASHNGDTIKVYKGIYKEGNIIIDKAICLTGEGQPVLDGELKYEILSVKSSHVVIRGLTLQRSGRAAMSDPGAIKVYDAAQVLIENNTLLDNYFGIYLQYATNCEVRNNRIQASQVQESQSGNGIHCWKSDSLRIIGNQVSGHRDGIYFEFVTHSVIWRNIAQDNLRYGLHFMFSHENAYITNYFKNNGAGVAVMFTKKVVMINNTFEANWGDAAYGVLFKELSDCYLQGNNFVRNTTGIFFDGCSRIMIEQNNLRNNGWGMRLQANCTDNTIRHNNFQGNTFDVATNGSLVLNQFWGNYWDKYEGYDLNKDGLGDVPCHPLSLYSVIVEKNPPAMLLYRSFMISLLDKTEKIIPSLTPDNFVDKRPKMRPYIL, from the coding sequence ATGAACACTAATAAATATCTACGGATCATTTGCTGGTACATGCTGTCTATGCTGGTATACACGAATATAGCGGCTACGGTACTGGAAGTGGGTGCGGGCAAGCCTTATTCGGGGATAAAACCGGCGCTTGTAGCAAGCCATAATGGAGATACTATAAAAGTATATAAGGGTATTTATAAAGAGGGAAATATTATAATTGATAAGGCCATATGCCTTACAGGCGAAGGGCAGCCGGTGCTGGACGGCGAATTAAAGTATGAGATCCTGTCTGTTAAGAGTAGCCATGTTGTGATCCGGGGGCTCACGCTTCAACGGTCTGGCCGCGCCGCTATGAGCGATCCGGGCGCCATTAAAGTATATGATGCGGCGCAGGTGTTAATAGAAAATAACACGTTGCTGGATAATTATTTTGGAATTTACTTGCAATATGCAACTAATTGTGAGGTCCGGAATAATCGTATTCAGGCTTCGCAGGTACAGGAAAGTCAATCGGGCAACGGCATTCATTGCTGGAAGAGTGATAGTCTCCGGATCATCGGCAACCAGGTGTCCGGGCACCGGGATGGTATTTATTTTGAATTTGTGACCCATTCGGTCATCTGGCGGAATATAGCGCAGGACAACCTGCGTTATGGACTGCATTTTATGTTTTCCCATGAGAACGCCTATATCACCAATTACTTTAAAAACAACGGGGCTGGCGTGGCAGTAATGTTTACGAAAAAAGTGGTGATGATCAATAATACTTTTGAGGCGAACTGGGGCGATGCCGCTTACGGGGTACTGTTTAAGGAATTGTCGGATTGCTATTTGCAGGGGAATAATTTTGTGCGCAATACCACCGGCATTTTTTTTGACGGCTGCAGCCGCATTATGATCGAACAAAACAATTTAAGGAACAATGGCTGGGGAATGCGGTTACAGGCAAACTGTACGGATAATACTATCAGGCACAATAATTTCCAGGGAAATACTTTTGATGTAGCTACCAACGGCTCCCTGGTACTGAATCAGTTTTGGGGGAATTACTGGGATAAATATGAAGGGTACGATCTAAACAAGGATGGACTGGGCGATGTGCCCTGTCATCCGCTTAGCCTGTATTCGGTTATTGTTGAAAAGAACCCGCCGGCAATGTTATTATACCGCAGTTTTATGATCAGCCTGCTGGACAAAACGGAAAAAATAATACCTAGCCTGACGCCGGATAATTTTGTTGATAAAAGGCCAAAGATGCGCCCTTATATATTATGA
- a CDS encoding ABC transporter ATP-binding protein: MITIKDISKRFGKLQALDKVNLQLRAGECIALIGPNGCGKTTLIKTILGMVRPDAGTVLFKGKDVRNEDAYRRQIGYMPQIGRYPEHMTVGQVLNMIKGIRSDETALDLELYDQFEIEGILQKKMRTLSGGTTQKVSALLAFLFRPRVLILDEPTAGLDPVAADLLKEKIIKERNAGRLILITSHILSELEDLVSHVVFLQEGKLILHKSAPALKSDTGANSLAQSIVHLLKNVAT; this comes from the coding sequence ATGATAACCATAAAAGATATCAGTAAACGGTTTGGAAAACTGCAGGCCCTGGATAAGGTGAACCTGCAACTGCGCGCGGGTGAATGTATAGCGCTCATTGGCCCGAATGGTTGTGGCAAAACAACATTGATAAAAACCATACTGGGTATGGTGCGACCGGATGCGGGCACTGTTTTATTTAAAGGAAAAGATGTGCGTAACGAAGATGCTTACCGCAGGCAAATTGGCTATATGCCGCAAATAGGGCGTTATCCTGAACATATGACTGTTGGTCAGGTACTCAATATGATCAAAGGGATCCGTAGCGATGAAACGGCGTTGGACCTGGAGCTTTATGACCAATTTGAAATCGAAGGGATCTTGCAAAAGAAAATGCGGACGCTGAGCGGGGGCACTACCCAAAAAGTAAGTGCCCTCCTGGCTTTTCTGTTTCGCCCGCGGGTGTTGATCCTGGATGAACCCACAGCGGGACTGGATCCGGTTGCCGCTGACCTGTTAAAAGAAAAAATAATTAAGGAGCGGAATGCCGGGCGCTTAATCCTGATCACCTCGCATATCTTAAGCGAGTTGGAGGATCTCGTAAGTCATGTGGTGTTTTTACAGGAAGGGAAGCTAATACTGCATAAGAGCGCGCCAGCTCTGAAAAGCGATACAGGAGCCAACAGTCTCGCGCAGTCTATCGTTCATTTATTGAAAAATGTAGCGACATGA
- the hemN gene encoding oxygen-independent coproporphyrinogen III oxidase — protein sequence MNQIIIDPSLIKKYDQPVPRYTSYPTVPFWQDHISPGQWMEQFREQFAAENNHNGISLYIHLPFCESLCTYCGCNKKITTNHTVEEPYLLAIAKEWKQYRSLMQQTPVIRELHLGGGTPTFFSPQNLERLVRTILGDCTPHPDYEFSIEGHPNNTTPAHLEVLASLGFRRISYGVQDMDPEVQRVINRIQPLTNVQRATDEARKKGFTSVNFDLIYGLPLQRLAGIQTTFEQVLALQPDRVAFYSYAHVPWTSRMQRLFDETQLPAPEEKMQLYLEGKKLLLEGGYQDIGMDHFALPHDELFLAREAGTLHRNFMGYTIQNSSFLLGLGVSAISDIGNAFAQNEKNLHDYYNAINTNQPAVKKGYFLSEEDLSFRRYIKDISCKAGTLFDVKDLEILEQSSFPLLSQLQNDGLIIYDRKGVKVTPMGHYFIRTICSAFDLYLQRRTLSDNNELFSKAI from the coding sequence ATGAACCAAATAATAATAGACCCCTCTTTAATAAAAAAATATGATCAGCCCGTACCCCGTTATACGAGTTACCCCACCGTTCCGTTTTGGCAGGACCATATTTCGCCGGGCCAATGGATGGAGCAATTTAGAGAACAATTTGCTGCTGAAAATAACCATAACGGCATCAGCCTTTATATTCACCTTCCTTTTTGCGAATCTTTGTGTACTTATTGTGGGTGCAACAAAAAAATTACAACCAATCATACCGTAGAAGAACCGTATTTACTGGCTATCGCCAAAGAATGGAAACAATACCGGAGCCTGATGCAGCAAACACCGGTAATCCGGGAACTCCATTTAGGGGGCGGCACTCCTACGTTCTTCTCCCCGCAAAACCTTGAACGGCTGGTGAGAACAATACTTGGAGACTGCACCCCGCACCCGGACTATGAATTTAGTATTGAAGGGCATCCCAATAACACCACGCCGGCACACCTGGAGGTATTGGCATCCCTGGGGTTCCGGCGTATCAGTTATGGTGTGCAGGATATGGATCCCGAAGTACAACGGGTGATCAACCGCATACAGCCTTTAACTAATGTGCAGCGGGCAACAGACGAAGCAAGAAAAAAGGGCTTTACTTCTGTTAATTTTGATCTTATCTATGGATTACCCCTGCAGCGGCTGGCAGGGATACAAACCACTTTTGAACAGGTGCTGGCGTTGCAACCAGACAGGGTTGCTTTTTACAGCTATGCACATGTGCCCTGGACCAGCCGCATGCAACGGCTGTTTGACGAAACACAATTGCCTGCGCCGGAGGAGAAAATGCAGCTTTACCTGGAAGGCAAAAAATTGTTGCTGGAAGGCGGTTACCAGGATATTGGTATGGATCACTTCGCGTTGCCGCATGATGAATTATTCCTGGCGCGGGAAGCAGGCACGCTTCATCGTAATTTTATGGGGTATACTATTCAGAACAGTTCCTTCCTTCTTGGTTTGGGCGTATCAGCTATAAGCGATATAGGGAATGCCTTTGCGCAGAATGAAAAGAACCTGCATGATTATTATAATGCTATCAACACGAATCAACCAGCCGTAAAAAAAGGTTATTTTCTTAGTGAGGAAGATTTGTCCTTCAGGCGCTATATTAAAGACATTTCCTGTAAGGCAGGTACGCTCTTTGATGTAAAAGATCTTGAAATACTGGAACAGTCTTCTTTTCCGTTGCTCTCTCAATTGCAGAACGATGGGCTGATTATTTATGACCGGAAAGGAGTTAAGGTAACGCCAATGGGACATTATTTTATCCGTACGATCTGTAGCGCCTTCGACCTCTATCTGCAGCGGCGTACTCTTTCAGATAATAATGAATTATTTAGCAAGGCCATTTGA
- the ccoG gene encoding cytochrome c oxidase accessory protein CcoG, giving the protein MMETEPIGPAKAGDSFRDRHSNTTETGKRKWVYALKPGGKLYQYRQWLAFVYLGLFFALPFITISGLPAVQLNFPEAKFVLLGQIFWPDDFIIFAVAMIVLIVFIAFFTVIYGRVFCGWICPQTIFMEFVFRKIEWWIEGTPAQQKKLNAAPMNANKFARKALKHAVFLLVSFLVAHAFLSYILGVQEVWRLIRGPIAESWSILAGLLFFTLLFYFVFAFVRDIVCTTICPYGRLQGVLFDKDTMQVSYDYNRGEPRGKLKKNSQQDLGDCVDCKLCVSVCPTGIDIRDGVQMECVGCTACIDACNSVMLKINRPLGLIRMASENQISKKLPFHFNGKMKFYSVVLVLLMGIISTLVFSRKSIDTTVSRVKGQLYQEVGADSLSNLFQAKMINKTKKEVQYQLKVEGAIPGTIKMVDTGHDRLKPESINTVTFFIIIPKTAIRSRSSNINVGVYINGAKMTKVQSTFLGPFI; this is encoded by the coding sequence ATGATGGAAACAGAGCCTATTGGTCCTGCTAAAGCAGGAGATAGTTTTCGCGACCGGCACAGTAATACTACTGAAACGGGCAAACGTAAATGGGTGTATGCTTTAAAACCCGGGGGGAAATTGTATCAATACCGGCAATGGCTGGCTTTTGTGTACCTGGGGTTATTCTTTGCACTTCCTTTTATTACCATCAGCGGGCTTCCCGCAGTGCAGTTAAATTTTCCCGAAGCGAAGTTTGTTTTATTGGGCCAGATCTTCTGGCCGGATGATTTTATCATTTTCGCTGTGGCGATGATCGTGCTGATCGTCTTCATCGCTTTCTTCACCGTTATCTATGGTCGTGTTTTTTGCGGCTGGATATGCCCGCAAACTATCTTTATGGAATTCGTTTTCCGTAAAATTGAATGGTGGATCGAAGGAACGCCGGCCCAGCAGAAAAAGCTGAACGCAGCGCCAATGAATGCAAATAAATTTGCCAGGAAGGCGTTAAAACATGCGGTGTTCCTGTTGGTATCGTTTCTGGTAGCGCATGCTTTTCTTTCTTATATATTGGGCGTACAGGAAGTGTGGCGCCTGATCCGCGGACCCATTGCCGAAAGCTGGAGCATTTTAGCCGGGCTGCTGTTCTTTACGCTGCTGTTCTATTTTGTTTTTGCATTTGTAAGGGATATTGTATGCACCACTATTTGTCCTTATGGCAGACTGCAGGGCGTTTTATTCGATAAGGATACCATGCAGGTGTCCTACGACTATAACCGGGGGGAGCCGAGGGGTAAACTGAAGAAAAACAGCCAGCAGGATTTAGGCGATTGTGTGGATTGTAAACTTTGTGTAAGCGTATGCCCTACGGGTATTGATATTCGCGACGGAGTGCAGATGGAATGTGTGGGATGCACGGCCTGTATTGATGCCTGCAATTCTGTAATGCTGAAAATTAATCGCCCCCTGGGGCTGATCCGCATGGCATCAGAAAACCAGATCTCCAAAAAATTGCCCTTCCATTTCAACGGTAAAATGAAATTTTATTCTGTTGTACTGGTGCTTTTAATGGGGATTATCAGTACCCTTGTTTTTTCACGTAAAAGTATAGATACTACTGTTTCCCGGGTGAAAGGTCAGTTGTACCAGGAGGTAGGCGCCGATTCGTTATCAAACCTGTTCCAGGCAAAAATGATCAACAAAACAAAAAAAGAAGTACAGTATCAGTTAAAAGTAGAAGGCGCCATTCCGGGAACGATTAAGATGGTAGATACCGGCCATGACCGTTTAAAACCGGAAAGCATCAATACGGTTACGTTCTTTATCATTATTCCAAAAACAGCCATCCGGTCAAGGTCTTCCAATATCAATGTTGGGGTATATATTAATGGAGCAAAAATGACGAAAGTGCAATCGACATTTCTGGGGCCGTTTATATAA
- a CDS encoding sulfite exporter TauE/SafE family protein, with protein MIAAIIIGLGMGMAAGLHCIGMCGPLALSLPINGPGRFARVKGALLYNTGRVTTYVSLGVLLGLLGRGISITGYQQWLSIAVGTIMLLLLLGAKYMPPTGPGAFFQQRIKRALSYFLLGEKRPVTFFVIGMLNGLLPCGMVYMAIATALVIGNPLQSGLLMAAFGLGTVPLMGLLMLAGHKLSFPLRNKLKRGLPWFTAFIACLMILRGLNLGIPYVSPAFSGRPLAEKIMCHP; from the coding sequence ATGATAGCCGCAATCATTATAGGGTTAGGAATGGGCATGGCTGCCGGTTTGCATTGCATTGGCATGTGCGGCCCGCTGGCGCTTTCCCTGCCAATAAATGGCCCGGGCAGGTTCGCACGCGTTAAGGGTGCATTGCTGTATAACACAGGAAGGGTAACTACCTATGTCAGTCTGGGTGTATTGCTGGGGTTGCTGGGGCGGGGTATCAGCATAACCGGCTATCAGCAATGGCTTTCAATCGCCGTTGGTACAATAATGTTGTTACTGTTACTGGGAGCAAAGTATATGCCTCCTACCGGCCCGGGGGCTTTTTTTCAGCAACGGATAAAAAGGGCATTGTCTTATTTTCTTTTGGGCGAAAAACGCCCGGTTACTTTTTTTGTAATTGGGATGTTGAATGGTCTCTTGCCTTGTGGAATGGTTTATATGGCAATAGCCACAGCATTGGTCATTGGAAACCCTTTGCAATCCGGTTTATTAATGGCGGCTTTTGGTTTGGGAACGGTTCCGCTGATGGGCTTGTTAATGCTCGCCGGGCATAAGCTATCCTTCCCGCTCCGAAACAAATTGAAAAGGGGGCTGCCCTGGTTTACAGCCTTTATTGCCTGCCTGATGATCCTGCGGGGATTGAATCTCGGGATCCCTTATGTAAGTCCTGCTTTTTCGGGGCGTCCGCTTGCTGAGAAAATTATGTGCCATCCCTGA
- a CDS encoding nitrous oxide reductase accessory protein NosL, translating to MKIAFLSRVLIIAAAVALLLSLFVPIWSIYLDAPQYPEGLRLQIWANKIAGDIDIINGLNHYIGMKTLHSKDFIEFTLLPYIICFYILLFAWAAVTGKRKVLNIVFGAFVLFGVIAMADFWKWEYDYGHNLDTNAAIKVPGMTYQPPLIGFKQLLNFGAYSVPDIGGWLFVGAGILLLIAILKEGRGRKQKKFYTPAMSILAIAVLFSSCTNTTPQPVLLNKDACDFCKMTISDGRFVAELITRNGRVYKFDDMGCMLHYVKEKGDENIRKFYVADFKKNNVLADATTAWFIQNEALKSPMGGNIAAFPVKDDAVKEAAGYQAAVLDWEQLKQMASAKENHEH from the coding sequence ATGAAAATCGCATTTCTTTCAAGAGTGTTAATCATTGCAGCGGCCGTTGCTTTGCTGCTGTCATTATTTGTACCAATCTGGAGCATTTACCTGGATGCCCCGCAATACCCGGAAGGGCTCCGGCTGCAGATATGGGCAAATAAGATCGCGGGGGATATCGATATTATCAATGGACTGAACCACTACATAGGCATGAAAACATTGCACAGCAAGGACTTTATAGAGTTTACACTGTTGCCCTATATTATTTGTTTTTATATCCTGCTGTTTGCGTGGGCGGCTGTTACCGGTAAAAGAAAAGTATTGAATATTGTATTTGGCGCCTTTGTTTTATTTGGCGTGATTGCTATGGCTGATTTTTGGAAATGGGAATACGATTACGGGCATAACCTGGATACTAATGCAGCTATTAAAGTGCCGGGCATGACCTATCAGCCGCCGTTGATTGGGTTTAAACAGTTGCTCAATTTTGGCGCTTATTCCGTTCCTGATATTGGTGGCTGGCTGTTTGTGGGAGCGGGTATTTTATTGTTGATTGCCATTTTGAAAGAAGGCCGGGGACGGAAACAGAAAAAGTTCTATACGCCTGCGATGTCCATTCTTGCAATAGCCGTTTTGTTTTCTTCCTGCACGAATACTACTCCGCAGCCGGTTCTCCTAAATAAAGATGCCTGCGATTTTTGTAAAATGACGATATCCGACGGGCGCTTTGTGGCAGAACTTATTACCAGGAATGGCAGGGTGTATAAGTTTGATGATATGGGCTGCATGCTGCATTATGTAAAGGAAAAAGGAGATGAAAATATCCGGAAATTTTATGTGGCTGATTTTAAAAAGAATAACGTGTTAGCAGACGCAACAACCGCCTGGTTTATTCAAAATGAGGCGCTGAAAAGCCCCATGGGAGGCAATATAGCGGCATTTCCGGTGAAAGACGACGCGGTAAAGGAAGCTGCAGGCTATCAGGCTGCCGTGTTGGATTGGGAGCAATTGAAACAAATGGCAAGTGCCAAAGAGAATCATGAACACTAA
- a CDS encoding ABC transporter permease subunit yields MIRILKYVVIDILKNKIIIAYTLMLALFSWSAFGLEDNAAKGVLTVLNLVLLTVPLMSVLFATIYVYNSGEFIELLVSQPVRRSAIWRALFSGLSLSMVMAFLTGVGIPLLVYADVGTALIMLLSGSLLSVIFVAIAFLSAVIARDKAKGIGVSILLWLYFALLFDGLVLFLFFQFADYPIEKMVVLLSALSPIDLCRILILLRLDVSAMMGYTGAVFKNFFGSSGGLGVSFLLLLFWVVMPFYFSLRRFKKKDL; encoded by the coding sequence ATGATACGAATATTGAAATATGTGGTGATCGACATTTTAAAGAATAAGATCATCATCGCCTATACGCTTATGCTGGCCCTGTTTTCCTGGAGCGCATTTGGACTGGAAGATAATGCGGCGAAGGGGGTGCTTACGGTTTTGAACCTGGTGTTGTTAACGGTGCCGCTAATGTCGGTGTTGTTTGCTACTATTTACGTATACAACAGCGGGGAGTTTATTGAGCTGCTGGTAAGTCAGCCGGTTCGGCGCAGTGCTATCTGGCGGGCGCTGTTTTCCGGGCTGTCGCTAAGCATGGTGATGGCCTTTTTGACCGGGGTGGGCATTCCGCTGCTGGTGTATGCCGATGTTGGTACGGCATTGATTATGTTATTGTCGGGCTCCTTGCTTTCGGTGATTTTTGTGGCGATCGCCTTTTTGAGTGCTGTTATTGCCCGCGATAAGGCCAAAGGTATTGGTGTATCTATATTGTTGTGGCTGTATTTTGCATTGTTATTTGATGGCCTGGTATTGTTCTTATTCTTTCAATTCGCCGATTACCCGATAGAAAAAATGGTTGTATTATTAAGTGCCTTAAGTCCCATAGATCTGTGCAGGATCCTGATTTTATTGCGCCTGGATGTGTCGGCTATGATGGGCTATACCGGGGCCGTGTTTAAAAATTTTTTTGGAAGTAGCGGAGGGTTGGGCGTTTCGTTTTTGTTGCTGCTCTTTTGGGTCGTGATGCCTTTTTATTTTTCGTTACGAAGGTTTAAGAAAAAGGATCTGTAA
- a CDS encoding CopD family protein, with amino-acid sequence MNHHLLLIIHLVAATIWVGGHLYVCLCVLPGVLKSKDAGPLLRFEKSFEPLGMPALVLLVGTGIWMALQFGVYPSQWFSFASPLERVVSVKLLLLLLTVVLALSAQLRVIPTLKQSAARLNEMAVHVVLVTLIALAMLVLGSFIRYGGI; translated from the coding sequence ATGAACCATCATTTATTGTTAATTATACATCTGGTGGCGGCAACCATCTGGGTGGGCGGCCATTTATATGTTTGCCTTTGTGTATTGCCCGGCGTATTAAAAAGTAAGGATGCCGGCCCGCTGTTGCGGTTTGAAAAAAGTTTTGAGCCGCTGGGAATGCCTGCTTTAGTGCTGCTGGTAGGTACGGGTATTTGGATGGCGCTGCAATTTGGTGTATACCCGAGCCAATGGTTTTCTTTTGCATCGCCGTTGGAGCGGGTTGTTTCCGTAAAATTGCTGTTGTTGTTGTTGACAGTGGTATTAGCGCTCAGCGCTCAGTTGCGCGTGATCCCAACATTGAAACAATCCGCTGCCCGGCTCAATGAAATGGCCGTTCACGTAGTTTTGGTAACACTAATTGCGTTGGCGATGCTGGTACTGGGATCATTTATTCGATATGGGGGGATCTGA
- the nosZ gene encoding Sec-dependent nitrous-oxide reductase, with protein sequence MITKKLMAGVLTVAVLLAASCKPRGVGNAVSADAASKVYVAPGKYDEFYNFVSGGFSGQLSVYGLPSGRLLRVIPVFSVDPEKGWGYSEETKPMLNTSHGFVPWDDLHHVEMSMTDGTADGKWVFVNGNNTPRLARVDLKTFRTAEILELPNSAGNHSSPFSTENSEYIVAGTRFSVPPDDVNGDVPISSYKENFKGHISFVSVDKTNGEMKIAFQLKTPGVNFDLSHAGKGKSHDWFFFSTYNTEQANTLLEVNASQRDKDFIMAVNWKKAEEYVKAGKGKKQSVKYAHNKYDETTHTAKSEMENEVTVLDITEFPDLVYFIPCPKSPHGCDVDPSGEYIVGSGKLAALLPVFSFDKIQKAIADKAFEPEKYSGIPVIKYEAALYGEVQKPGLGPLHTEFDGKGNAYTSFFVSSEVVKWNIKDLKVLDRQPTYYSVGHLMIPGGDSKKPFGKYLVAYNKITKDRYLPTGPELSQSAQLFDISGDKMQLILDYPTIGEPHYAQAVPAALIREKQLKIFDINANKNPYVTKGEAESKVVRQGNQVHVYMTAVRSHFAPDNIEGVQMGDEVFFHVTNLEQDWDVPHGFGVKGAANGELLIMPGETLTLKWTPDRTGIFPIYCTDFCSALHQEMSGYVRVSPKGSNVPISYSLGNKNKPAAPAVQ encoded by the coding sequence ATGATTACTAAAAAATTAATGGCCGGCGTATTGACTGTGGCCGTATTGCTTGCCGCGTCCTGTAAACCCAGAGGAGTAGGCAATGCAGTAAGTGCCGATGCAGCATCAAAAGTTTATGTGGCGCCCGGCAAATACGATGAGTTTTACAATTTTGTATCGGGAGGGTTCAGCGGACAACTAAGTGTATATGGCTTACCCAGCGGTCGTTTACTGCGGGTGATCCCCGTATTTTCTGTTGACCCGGAAAAAGGGTGGGGGTATAGTGAAGAAACGAAACCCATGCTCAATACGTCGCACGGCTTTGTGCCCTGGGATGATCTGCACCATGTGGAAATGTCGATGACGGATGGTACAGCGGATGGGAAATGGGTGTTTGTAAACGGTAACAACACTCCCCGCCTGGCGCGTGTGGACCTGAAGACCTTTCGCACTGCGGAAATTCTGGAACTGCCCAACAGCGCCGGCAATCACAGTTCACCTTTTAGTACCGAAAACTCCGAGTACATAGTAGCAGGCACCCGTTTCAGCGTACCGCCGGATGATGTCAATGGGGATGTGCCGATCAGCTCCTATAAAGAAAATTTTAAAGGCCATATCAGCTTTGTGAGCGTCGACAAAACAAATGGCGAGATGAAAATTGCGTTTCAGCTAAAAACACCGGGGGTGAACTTTGACCTTTCCCATGCGGGTAAGGGAAAGTCGCACGACTGGTTTTTCTTCAGTACTTATAATACAGAACAGGCCAACACCCTGTTGGAAGTAAACGCCTCGCAGCGGGATAAAGATTTCATCATGGCGGTGAACTGGAAGAAAGCAGAGGAATATGTAAAAGCAGGAAAGGGCAAAAAGCAATCAGTGAAATATGCACATAACAAGTATGATGAGACCACCCATACCGCAAAATCCGAAATGGAAAATGAGGTAACCGTGTTGGATATTACGGAGTTCCCTGACCTGGTTTATTTTATTCCCTGTCCAAAATCGCCGCATGGCTGCGATGTGGATCCCTCCGGTGAATATATTGTGGGCAGTGGCAAGCTGGCCGCCCTGCTGCCGGTATTTAGCTTTGATAAAATTCAAAAAGCTATAGCGGATAAAGCCTTTGAGCCGGAAAAATATTCGGGGATACCCGTAATAAAATATGAGGCAGCATTATATGGTGAAGTACAGAAACCCGGCCTGGGGCCCTTGCATACTGAGTTTGACGGCAAAGGAAATGCGTATACGTCCTTCTTTGTATCCTCCGAAGTAGTTAAATGGAATATTAAAGACCTGAAAGTGCTGGACCGGCAGCCCACTTATTATTCTGTGGGGCACCTGATGATACCGGGCGGCGACAGTAAAAAACCTTTTGGAAAGTACCTAGTGGCCTATAATAAAATTACAAAAGACCGCTACCTGCCAACTGGGCCGGAGCTGTCACAAAGTGCACAGTTGTTTGATATCAGCGGCGATAAAATGCAGTTGATCCTCGACTACCCGACTATTGGCGAGCCGCACTATGCACAGGCGGTGCCGGCAGCGTTGATCAGGGAAAAGCAATTGAAGATCTTTGATATCAACGCCAATAAAAATCCTTATGTAACTAAGGGCGAGGCGGAATCAAAGGTGGTGCGACAGGGCAACCAGGTGCATGTGTATATGACCGCGGTGCGCTCGCATTTTGCCCCGGATAATATTGAAGGGGTGCAAATGGGCGATGAAGTATTTTTTCATGTAACCAACCTGGAACAGGATTGGGATGTGCCGCATGGTTTTGGAGTGAAAGGTGCTGCAAACGGGGAATTATTGATCATGCCGGGCGAAACATTAACATTGAAATGGACCCCTGATCGCACCGGGATCTTCCCGATCTATTGTACTGATTTCTGTTCGGCGCTGCACCAGGAAATGTCGGGGTATGTGCGCGTTTCTCCCAAGGGAAGCAATGTGCCCATTTCCTATAGCCTGGGTAATAAGAATAAACCCGCGGCGCCTGCTGTCCAATAG
- a CDS encoding c-type cytochrome, translated as MNKKIIAAMSIVGALLITACGGGESPDTKSATSAAPQTETPAAPATGSYDPNRGEGKFSESNVTIGALDAAMAGKGKAIAETKCFSCHKTTGEKLVGPGWKGVTERHKPYWIMNFITNPDPMIDKDPKVQAQLEICLVRMPNQNLTDEDARNIVEFMRQNDGAK; from the coding sequence ATGAATAAAAAAATCATCGCAGCCATGAGCATTGTAGGAGCTTTATTGATAACTGCCTGTGGCGGTGGAGAAAGCCCCGATACTAAATCAGCTACTTCCGCCGCTCCGCAAACGGAAACACCTGCAGCACCGGCGACGGGTTCTTATGATCCGAACCGCGGGGAAGGAAAATTCAGTGAAAGCAATGTTACCATTGGTGCACTAGATGCGGCAATGGCCGGCAAAGGAAAAGCCATTGCGGAGACAAAATGTTTTTCCTGTCATAAAACAACAGGGGAAAAATTAGTAGGGCCCGGCTGGAAAGGCGTTACCGAAAGACATAAGCCTTATTGGATCATGAACTTTATTACCAATCCGGATCCGATGATCGATAAAGATCCTAAAGTGCAGGCGCAACTGGAAATATGCCTGGTGCGAATGCCCAATCAGAATCTTACAGATGAGGATGCCCGCAATATCGTAGAATTTATGCGGCAGAACGATGGTGCCAAATAA